A stretch of the Lolium perenne isolate Kyuss_39 chromosome 3, Kyuss_2.0, whole genome shotgun sequence genome encodes the following:
- the LOC127338074 gene encoding rust resistance kinase Lr10-like, translated as MVYVIDVPRFLVVLCRFVLAPLSVLIFLAYKYWKTRITIDAVEKFLLMQEMLGPTRFAYTDITAITRHFRDKLGQGGYGSVFKGVLLPGNVHVAVKMLEGNSNCKGEDFISEVSTIGRIHHVNVVHLLGFCSEEMRRALVYEYMPRGSLDKYIFSAEKIFSWDKLNEIALGIAQGINYLHHGCEMQILHFDIKPHNILLDYNFVPKVADFGLAKLYPRNNSFVPLSALRGTIGYIAPEMISRSFGIISSKSDVYSFGMLLLEMAGGRRNADPNAANSSQSYYPSWVYDRLTEQEVVEISPVDGMHELEKKLCIIGLWCIQMRSEDRPNMSEVIEMLGGGVDSLQMPSRPFFCDEGHTHVEDSYHLSSQLTTISEEDE; from the exons ATGGTATATGTTATTGATGTCCCAAGATTCCTTGTTG TACTATGCAGGTTTGTGTTGGCACCCCTGTCTGTGTTGATTTTCCTTGCCTACAAGTACTGGAAAACAAGGATAACTATAGATGCGGTCGAGAAGTTCCTCCTAATGCAAGAAATGCTTGGCCCAACAAGGTTTGCGTACACTGACATCACTGCAATCACAAGACATTTCAGAGATAAGCTGGGTCAAGGAGGCTATGGATCCGTGTTCAAGGGTGTGCTATTGCCAGGCAATGTTCATGTCGCGGTCAAGATGCTAGAAGGTAACTCCAACTGCAAGGGAGAAGATTTCATCAGTGAGGTCTCCACCATTGGCAGGATCCACCATGTCAATGTGGTCCATCTTTTGGGATTCTGCTCGGAAGAAATGAGGAGGGCTCTGGTATACGAGTATATGCCTAGAGGTTCTCTTGATAAGTACATCTTCTCAGCTGAGAAGATTTTCTCCTGGGATAAGCTCAATGAGATTGCTTTGGGGATTGCTCAAGGGATCAACTACCTGCATCACGGTTGTGAGATGCAGATTTTGCACTTTGACATCAAGCCTCACAACATCCTCCTTGACTACAATTTTGTCCCAAAAGTTGCTGATTTCGGTCTCGCCAAACTGTACCCAAGGAACAACAGTTTTGTGCCATTGAGCGCGTTACGGGGAACAATTGGATACATAGCCCCGGAGATGATATCTCGGAGCTTTGGCATCATATCAAGCAAATCTGATGTTTACAGCTTCGGGATGCTGCTACTAGAGATGGCCGGAGGTAGAAGGAATGCTGACCCAAATGCAGCCAACTCAAGCCAGTCTTACTACCCGTCATGGGTGTATGACAGGCTAACTGAACAAGAAGTGGTTGAGATATCTCCCGTTGATGGCATGCATGAGTTGGAGAAGAAGCTGTGCATCATTGGATTATGGTGCATTCAGATGAGGTCCGAAGACCGTCCGAATATGAGCGAGGTGATAGAGATGCTGGGAGGTGGCGTTGATAGCTTGCAAATGCCTTCTAGGCCATTCTTCTGTGACGAAGGGCATACCCATGTTGAGGATTCTTACCATTTGTCATCCCAATTGACCACAATCTCTGAAGAGGATGAGTGA
- the LOC139829873 gene encoding uncharacterized protein codes for MVVDVQGGDGCPRFSCGHLKNISSPFRQRGDPPGCGSEYYELMCRDSKATVRISNVVYYVVDINYADWSFSVVEANLDMSSICPLPYYTSPESSSSNFDLHGLANLEVDGPWACFANCSRAITNNSLYKPVSCLGAKDSFVYVWANSNGCEIIYLEHSCGYLAMAPFHVSSIRGVHLGNASYLDIMGFINKGFSVKFPYYPNGGPMDFDQGSDNNIIKLCLSNSTRSVYIGPILN; via the coding sequence ATGGTAGTAGATGTCCAGGGAGGAGATGGCTGCCCACGTTTCTCCTGCGGGCATCTAAAAAATATATCAAGTCCATTCCGCCAGCGAGGTGATCCACCTGGGTGCGGTTCTGAATACTACGAGCTGATGTGCAGAGATAGCAAAGCTACAGTTCGCATCAGCAATGTCGTATATTATGTGGTTGACATCAACTACGCCGATTGGTCCTTCTCGGTCGTTGAGGCCAACTTGGATATGAGCAGCATCTGCCCTCTTCCTTACTACACTTCTCCagagagcagcagcagcaattttgaTTTACATGGCCTTGCCAATCTTGAGGTTGATGGTCCTTGGGCATGCTTTGCTAATTGTTCGCGAGCAATAACGAATAACAGTCTGTACAAGCCCGTTTCTTGCCTGGGTGCAAAAGATTCATTTGTTTATGTCTGGGCTAACAGTAATGGTTGTGAGATTATTTATCTTGAACATTCCTGTGGATACTTGGCCATGGCCCCTTTTCATGTCTCATCTATCCGAGGCGTACATCTAGGGAACGCAAGTTATTTAGATATCATGGGCTTCATAAATAAGGGATTTTCTGTTAAATTCCCCTATTATCCAAACGGCGGTCCTATGGATTTTGACCAGGGTTCTGATAATAATATCATCAAGCTATGCCTCAGCAACTCAACCAGGTCAGTATATATTGGTCCTATCCTGAATTAG
- the LOC127340820 gene encoding rust resistance kinase Lr10 has translation MSKFLVAAILLCLVNHGVDLAIAWEDKDFFRHCPPSRCSKDGPEIRFPFRLESSNTSSSCGRSCIILACSGQDTILDHPLLGLWKATAIDYTYTVIKIIPLVDSLSSSPIQKLISKSISPDDALAGYLQRDCIRFRFATLVCCSKEFTPSIHYVDTVAGPVPCLSNAIHFSYLVYAFESISILPSDCKVCLDGVIPIPYDRTSSFKTDAERILSFEVALEWKDPGMDNDMVYCELCELQRQHCAFSTQRNETFCMPHGSHIRVIAATSSVATFVVLLLVVATTLYLSLKTRYNEEIHLKVEMFLRTYGTSKPTRYTFSEVKKMAKRFKEKIGQGGFGSVYKGELPNGVPVAVKMLENSTAEGGEFINEVATIGRIHHANIVQLLGFCSEGTRRSLIYEFMPNESLERYIFSTGSNINRQLLVPDKILDVSLGIARGMEYLHQGCNQRILHFDIKPHNILLDYNFNPKISDFGLAKLCARDQSIVTLTAARGTMGYIAPELYSRTFGGISYKSDVYSFGMLVLEMVSGRRNSDPGVESQNEVYLPEWIYERVITGQDLAPQRETAQSEDETVRKLAIVALWCIQWSPRNRPSMTKVVNMLTGNLQTLQMPPKPFVSSASNLMQ, from the exons ATGAGTAAATTCCTTGTTGCAGCTATCCTCCTATGTCTTGTCAACCATGGAGTCGACTTGGCCATAGCGTGGGAAGATAAAGATTTCTTCAGACACTGTCCACCGTCCAGGTGCAGCAAAGATGGCCCGGAGATCAGGTTTCCTTTCCGACTTGAATCCAGCAATACATCATCATCTTGCGGCAGATCATGCATAATATTAGCATGCTCTGGCCAGGACACCATCCTGGATCACCCACTCCTTGGCCTATGGAAAGCGACTGCCATAGATTACACTTATACTGTCATAAAGATCATCCCGCTCGTAGACTCCTTGTCTTCCAGTCCAATCCAGAAGCTCATCTCCAAAAGCATATCACCTGATGATGCCTTGGCAGGGTACCTGCagagagattgtattcgattccGTTTTGCAACCCTAGTATGCTGCTCAAAAGAGTTCACGCCAAGCATTCATTATGTTGACACCGTTGCTGGCCCAGTTCCCTGCCTTAGCAACGCAATCCACTTCTCGTATTTGGTGTATGCTTTTGAAAGCATTTCCATTCTTCCATCAGACTGCAAGGTGTGTTTGGATGGCGTCATCCCGATTCCTTATGACAGAACATCTTCCTTCAAGACAGACGCAGAAAGAATCCTCAGTTTTGAGGTCGCGCTGGAATGGAAAGATCCGGGGATGGACAACGACATGGTATATTGCGAACTATGTGAGCTTCAAAGGCAACACTGTGCATTCAGCACACAAAGGAATGAAACATTCTGCATGCCTCATG GTTCACATATCAGAGTTATCGCAG CAACATCATCGGTGGCCACATTTGTTGTTCTTTTGTTGGTGGTGGCCACTACACTTTACCTTTCACTGAAGACAAGATATAATGAAGAGATACATTTGAAGGTTGAAATGTTTCTCAGGACATATGGCACATCAAAACCCACGAGGTACACTTTCTCTGAAGTTAAGAAGATGGCAAAACGGTTTAAGGAGAAAATAGGGCAAGGAGGATTTGGGAGTGTATACAAAGGCGAACTCCCAAATGGAGTTCCCGTGGCTGTCAAGATGCTAGAGAACTCTACAGCAGAGGGAGGAGAATTCATTAACGAAGTCGCAACCATTGGGAGAATCCACCATGCAAACATTGTCCAGCTCCTGGGCTTTTGCTCAGAAGGAACTAGGCGATCACTTATTTATGAATTCATGCCTAACGAATCATTGGAGAGATATATATTCTCGACTGGTTCTAATATTAATCGTCAGCTCCTAGTTCCCGATAAAATACTAGATGTTTCTCTAGGCATTGCCCGAGGAATGGAATACCTGCATCAAGGGTGCAACCAGCGAATCCTCCACTTTGACATCAAGCCTCACAACATCTTGCTGGACTACAACTTCAATCCGAAGATTTCAGACTTTGGCCTTGCAAAGCTGTGTGCAAGGGACCAAAGCATTGTTACCTTGACAGCAGCCAGAGGCACAATGGGCTACATCGCACCAGAGCTATACTCTCGGACCTTTGGGGGGATATCCTACAAGTCAGATGTGTACAGTTTTGGCATGCTGGTGCTGGAAATGGTGAGCGGAAGAAGGAACTCAGACCCAGGTGTTGAGAGCCAGAATGAGGTCTACCTCCCAGAGTGGATCTACGAGAGAGTAATCACTGGCCAGGACTTGGCACCTCAAAGGGAAACAGCGCAAAGTGAGGACGAAACAGTGAGAAAGCTGGCAATTGTGGCACTGTGGTGCATCCAGTGGAGCCCAAGAAACAGGCCCTCGATGACGAAGGTGGTGAACATGTTGACAGGGAACTTGCAGACCCTACAGATGCCCCCCAAGCCGTTTGTTTCATCTGCAAGCAATCTGATGCAGTAG
- the LOC127340819 gene encoding LEAF RUST 10 DISEASE-RESISTANCEUS RECEPTOR-LIKE PROTEIN KINASE-like 2.5, whose protein sequence is MAMPAALKAFTVLFVLAVLAADQVEGRHQRPDCPSFSCGPLRNVSSPFRQAGDPPGCGYGSYELVCSDTKATIHIDNATYYVPSINYSGSYFWVVNAELDLYNGCPLPRWNWHPYIFQEGQEVELAPFVSSKACFLKCSREVKHNGMYMPVACLSTNDTSVYVLTGYGSNYMEYLEPSCAYMAMTPLPWESRQLDNSSYADVVKSMRSGFAVQFPFRFSRGNIIDCLMNFFRSLELRVSSEGIMGSVLRIFWAHEFFLICALQVTGFGYASLYIALVITTVTLIAVLCRFVLAPLTMLIFLAYKYWKTRITIDAVEKFLRMQQMLGPIRYVYTDIIAITSHFRDKLGQGGYGSVYKGVLLPGDLHVAIKMLEGNSNCNGEDFINEVSTIGMIHHVNVVRLLGFCSEEMRRALVYEYMPGGSLDKYIFSSDKEKSFSWDKLNEIALGIARGINYLHQGCEMQILHFDIKPHNILLDSNFVPKVADFGLAKLYPRDNSFVPSNALRGTIGYIAPEMISRSFGVISSKSDVYSFGMLLLEMAGGRRNADPNAANSSRSYYPSWVYDQLSEQEVVELSPVDDMHELEKKLCIVGLWCIQMKSHDRPTMSEVIEMLERDADILQMPCRPFFCDEGHTHVEDSYDLSSELTTICEDDE, encoded by the exons ATGGCGATGCCCGCTGCTCTGAAGGCCTTCACTGTTTTGTTTGTGCTTGCAGTTCTTGCTGCAGATCAGGTTGAAGGGCGGCATCAACGACCTGATTGTCCTTCTTTCTCGTGCGGCCCTCTTAGAAATGTATCGTCCCCATTTCGTCAGGCAGGTGATCCACCTGGTTGTGGTTATGGATCTTATGAGCTGGTTTGCAGTGATACCAAGGCAACAATTCACATTGACAATGCAACATACTATGTGCCTTCCATCAACTACAGTGGTTCTTACTTCTGGGTCGTCAATGCTGAATTGGATTTATACAACGGATGCCCTCTACCTCGGTGGAATTGGCATCCCTATATATTCCAGGAAGGCCAGGAAGTCGAATTGGCCCCCTTTGTAAGTAGTAAGGCTTGCTTTCTTAAATGCTCTCGGGAAGTAAAGCACAATGGTATGTACATGCCTGTTGCTTGCTTGAGCACCAATGATACCTCTGTTTACGTGTTAACTGGTTATGGATCTAATTATATGGAGTATCTTGAGCCTTCTTGTGCGTACATGGCCATGACTCCTTTGCCTTGGGAAAGTCGACAGCTAGATAATTCAAGTTATGCAGATGTTGTGAAATCCATGAGGAGCGGATTTGCTGTTCAATTCCCTTTCAGATTTTCTAGGGGGAACATCATAGATTGCCTAATGAACTTCTTCCG CTCCCTTGAACTGAGAGTATCTAGTGAAGGCATCATGGGATCTGTTCTGCGCATTTTCTGGGCTCATGAATTCTTCTTGATCTGCGCACTGCAAGTAACTGGTTTTGGTTATGCCTCATTATATATAGCACTTGTCATCACGACTGTGACGTTGATTGCTG TGCTATGCAGGTTCGTGTTGGCACCGCTGACTATGTTGATCTTCCTGGCCTACAAGTACTGGAAAACAAGAATAACAATCGATGCGGTTGAGAAGTTCCTTCGAATGCAGCAAATGCTCGGCCCGATAAGATATGTCTATACTGATATCATCGCAATCACAAGCCATTTCAGAGACAAACTAGGTCAAGGTGGCTACGGCTCCGTGTACAAGGGTGTGCTTCTCCCAGGTGATCTCCATGTGGCCATCAAAATGCTAGAGGGAAATTCTAACTGCAATGGAGAAGATTTCATCAACGAGGTCTCCACCATTGGCATGATCCACCATGTCAATGTGGTCCGACTTCTGGGGTTCTGCTCAGAAGAAATGAGAAGGGCTCTGGTTTATGAATACATGCCTGGAGGTTCTCTTGACAAGTACATCTTCTCGTCAGATAAAGAGAAGTCCTTCTCCTGGGATAAGCTCAACGAGATTGCATTAGGCATTGCCAGGGGCATCAACTACCTTCATCAAGGGTGCGAGATGCAGATTCTACATTTTGACATCAAGCCCCACAACATCCTTCTTGACAGCAATTTCGTCCCAAAAGTTGCTGATTTCGGTCTCGCCAAACTGTACCCAAGGGACAACAGTTTTGTGCCATCCAATGCCTTACGGGGAACTATTGGATACATAGCGCCTGAGATGATATCACGGAGCTTCGGTGTCATATCAAGCAAGTCTGATGTTTACAGCTTTGGGATGCTGTTGCTGGAGATGGCCGGAGGAAGAAGGAATGCTGACCCGAATGCAGCAAACTCAAGCCGGTCTTACTACCCATCATGGGTGTATGACCAACTGAGTGAACAAGAAGTGGTTGAGCTATCTCCCGTTGATGACATGCATGAGTTGGAGAAGAAGTTATGCATCGTTGGTTTGTGGTGCATTCAGATGAAGTCCCATGATCGCCCGACGATGAGCGAGGTGATAGAGATGCTGGAACGTGATGCTGACATCTTGCAGATGCCTTGTAGACCATTCTTCTGTGACGAAGGGCACACACATGTTGAGGATTCCTACGATTTGTCATCCGAGCTGACCACAATCTGTGAAGATGATGAGTAA
- the LOC139838392 gene encoding rust resistance kinase Lr10-like isoform X2 produces MYGTASDKTTEVAEPRKTYGRGFSGKWNSCPGTQQSWPEPPQPYPLVKANNQFLYSWLSLLPSSSAIHPMDLHKLFITLILLPLLTYQTYVATGLDDEDFFKRCPSHRCSKHGPEIRFPFWLSTHPPACGTPGMQLSCSGDDIILDHHVLGSCKVTAIYYRHRVINVTPLVEPLTQCPLQKLMSANLATDVYTQPQSSEVTTLVRCSRGFVPADPSSIAGPAPCISNNASQFWYLASSIAYINDLPRDCMAVSKDIPIPFTYNKYGPNSHENTFREKANTVFNFGATTFTWHLSNITDACQRCEQKGRHCGFSSQRRQAFCQHRGRHVIPIAASSVTAFVVLSSVVTTALYLSLKSRYNVEISMKVEMFLKAYGSSKPTRYTFPEVKKIARRFKNQLGQGGFGSVYKGELPNGLPVAVKMLDSSTGDGEEFINEVATIGLIHHTNIVRLLGFCSEGMRRALIYEFMPNESLEKYIFSHVSDTSRQLLAPNKMLDIALGIARGMEYLHQGCNQRILHFDIKPHNILLDYNFNPKISDFGLAKLCARDQTIVTLTSARGTMGYIAPELYSRNFGGVSYKSDVYSFGMLVLEMVSGRRNSDPGVESQNEVYLPEWIYERVITGQYLAPQREMAQGEDETVRKLAIVALWCIQWSPRNRPSMTKVVNMLTGNLQNLQMPPKPFVSSASSLMQ; encoded by the exons ATGTATGGTACAGCCAGTGATAAAACCACAGAAGTTGCTGAGCCACGGAAAACGTATGGCAGAGGTTTCAGTGGCAAATGGAATTCCTGCCCAGGCACACAACAATCATGGCCAGAGCCGCCCCAACCCTATCCATTGGTTAAAGCAAACAACCAATTTTTATACTCTTGGCTTTCTCTTCTTCCATCTTCATCTGCAATACATCCCATGGACTTGCATAAACTTTTTATTACGCTGATATTGCTACCTCTTCTCACCTATCAAACCTATGTAGCGACAGGATTGGATGATGAAGATTTCTTCAAAAGATGTCCGTCACACCGATGCAGCAAACATGGGCCGGAGATCCGGTTCCCATTCTGGCTTTCAACCCACCCACCAGCATGTGGCACACCTGGCATGCAGTTATCATGCTCCGGGGATGACATAATCCTGGATCATCATGTTCTTGGCTCTTGCAAAGTGACCGCAATCTATTACAGGCACCGCGTCATCAACGTAACCCCTCTTGTGGAACCATTGACGCAATGCCCACTTCAGAAGCTCATGTCAGCAAACTTAGCAACTGATGTGTACACACAACCTCAATCGTCAGAAGTTACAACCCTGGTACGTTGTTCAAGAGGTTTTGTACCAGCAGATCCATCTAGTATAGCTGGCCCAGCTCCTTGTATTAGTAACAATGCTAGCCAATTCTGGTATTTGGCGTCATCTATTGCATACATTAATGATCTTCCACGGGACTGCATGGCTGTTTCGAAAGACATCCCCATACCCTTCACTTACAATAAATATGGCCCAAACTCTCACGAGAACACCTTCCGTGAAAAGGCAAATACAGTCTTCAATTTTGGTGCAACAACATTCACTTGGCATCTCAGTAATATTACAGATGCCTGCCAGCGGTGTGAACAAAAAGGTCGACACTGTGGATTCAGCTCGCAAAGGCGACAAGCTTTTTGCCAGCACCGTG GTAGGCATGTCATCCCAATTGCAG CATCATCTGTAACAGCATTTGTAGTTCTTTCATCAGTGGTGACCACCGCACTCTATCTCTCCTTAAAGTCAAGGTATAATGTAGAAATAAGTATGAAGGTCGAAATGTTCCTCAAGGCATACGGCTCATCCAAACCCACAAGGTACACTTTCCCTGAAGTTAAGAAGATAGCAAGACGGTTCAAGAATCAACTAGGCCAGGGTGGATTTGGAAGTGTATACAAAGGAGAGCTACCAAATGGATTGCCTGTGGCAGTCAAGATGCTAGATAGCTCTACAGGAGATGGAGAGGAATTCATCAATGAAGTTGCAACCATAGGACTAATTCACCATACAAATATTGTCCGCCTCTTGGGCTTTTGCTCTGAAGGAATGAGGCGGGCTCTTATTTACGAATTCATGCCTAACGAGTCACTCGAGAAATACATATTCTCTCATGTTTCCGATACTTCCCGGCAACTCCTAGCACCAAACAAAATGCTAGATATTGCTTTAGGTATTGCACGAGGAATGGAATACCTACATCAAGGGTGCAACCAGCGAATTCTCCACTTTGACATCAAGCCTCACAACATCTTGCTGGACTACAACTTCAATCCGAAGATTTCAGACTTTGGCCTTGCAAAGCTGTGTGCAAGGGACCAAACCATTGTTACCTTGACATCAGCCAGAGGCACAATGGGCTACATTGCACCAGAGCTATACTCTCGGAACTTTGGGGGGGTATCCTACAAGTCGGATGTGTACAGTTTTGGCATGCTGGTGCTGGAAATGGTGAGCGGAAGAAGGAACTCGGACCCAGGTGTTGAGAGCCAGAATGAGGTCTACCTCCCAGAGTGGATCTACGAGAGAGTAATAACTGGCCAGTACTTGGCACCTCAAAGGGAAATGGCGCAAGGTGAGGACGAAACAGTGAGAAAGCTGGCAATTGTGGCACTTTGGTGCATCCAGTGGAGCCCAAGAAACAGGCCCTCGATGACGAAGGTGGTGAACATGTTGACAGGGAACTTGCAGAACCTACAGATGCCCCCCAAGCCGTTTGTTTCATCTGCAAGCAGTCTGATGCAGTAG
- the LOC139838392 gene encoding rust resistance kinase Lr10-like isoform X1 — protein sequence MYGTASDKTTEVAEPRKTYGRGFSGKWNSCPGTQQSWPEPPQPYPLVKANNQFLYSWLSLLPSSSAIHPMDLHKLFITLILLPLLTYQTYVATGLDDEDFFKRCPSHRCSKHGPEIRFPFWLSTHPPACGTPGMQLSCSGDDIILDHHVLGSCKVTAIYYRHRVINVTPLVEPLTQCPLQKLMSANLATDVYTQPQSSEVTTLVRCSRGFVPADPSSIAGPAPCISNNASQFWYLASSIAYINDLPRDCMAVSKDIPIPFTYNKYGPNSHENTFREKANTVFNFGATTFTWHLSNITDACQRCEQKGRHCGFSSQRRQAFCQHRGRHVIPIAAASSVTAFVVLSSVVTTALYLSLKSRYNVEISMKVEMFLKAYGSSKPTRYTFPEVKKIARRFKNQLGQGGFGSVYKGELPNGLPVAVKMLDSSTGDGEEFINEVATIGLIHHTNIVRLLGFCSEGMRRALIYEFMPNESLEKYIFSHVSDTSRQLLAPNKMLDIALGIARGMEYLHQGCNQRILHFDIKPHNILLDYNFNPKISDFGLAKLCARDQTIVTLTSARGTMGYIAPELYSRNFGGVSYKSDVYSFGMLVLEMVSGRRNSDPGVESQNEVYLPEWIYERVITGQYLAPQREMAQGEDETVRKLAIVALWCIQWSPRNRPSMTKVVNMLTGNLQNLQMPPKPFVSSASSLMQ from the exons ATGTATGGTACAGCCAGTGATAAAACCACAGAAGTTGCTGAGCCACGGAAAACGTATGGCAGAGGTTTCAGTGGCAAATGGAATTCCTGCCCAGGCACACAACAATCATGGCCAGAGCCGCCCCAACCCTATCCATTGGTTAAAGCAAACAACCAATTTTTATACTCTTGGCTTTCTCTTCTTCCATCTTCATCTGCAATACATCCCATGGACTTGCATAAACTTTTTATTACGCTGATATTGCTACCTCTTCTCACCTATCAAACCTATGTAGCGACAGGATTGGATGATGAAGATTTCTTCAAAAGATGTCCGTCACACCGATGCAGCAAACATGGGCCGGAGATCCGGTTCCCATTCTGGCTTTCAACCCACCCACCAGCATGTGGCACACCTGGCATGCAGTTATCATGCTCCGGGGATGACATAATCCTGGATCATCATGTTCTTGGCTCTTGCAAAGTGACCGCAATCTATTACAGGCACCGCGTCATCAACGTAACCCCTCTTGTGGAACCATTGACGCAATGCCCACTTCAGAAGCTCATGTCAGCAAACTTAGCAACTGATGTGTACACACAACCTCAATCGTCAGAAGTTACAACCCTGGTACGTTGTTCAAGAGGTTTTGTACCAGCAGATCCATCTAGTATAGCTGGCCCAGCTCCTTGTATTAGTAACAATGCTAGCCAATTCTGGTATTTGGCGTCATCTATTGCATACATTAATGATCTTCCACGGGACTGCATGGCTGTTTCGAAAGACATCCCCATACCCTTCACTTACAATAAATATGGCCCAAACTCTCACGAGAACACCTTCCGTGAAAAGGCAAATACAGTCTTCAATTTTGGTGCAACAACATTCACTTGGCATCTCAGTAATATTACAGATGCCTGCCAGCGGTGTGAACAAAAAGGTCGACACTGTGGATTCAGCTCGCAAAGGCGACAAGCTTTTTGCCAGCACCGTG GTAGGCATGTCATCCCAATTGCAG CAGCATCATCTGTAACAGCATTTGTAGTTCTTTCATCAGTGGTGACCACCGCACTCTATCTCTCCTTAAAGTCAAGGTATAATGTAGAAATAAGTATGAAGGTCGAAATGTTCCTCAAGGCATACGGCTCATCCAAACCCACAAGGTACACTTTCCCTGAAGTTAAGAAGATAGCAAGACGGTTCAAGAATCAACTAGGCCAGGGTGGATTTGGAAGTGTATACAAAGGAGAGCTACCAAATGGATTGCCTGTGGCAGTCAAGATGCTAGATAGCTCTACAGGAGATGGAGAGGAATTCATCAATGAAGTTGCAACCATAGGACTAATTCACCATACAAATATTGTCCGCCTCTTGGGCTTTTGCTCTGAAGGAATGAGGCGGGCTCTTATTTACGAATTCATGCCTAACGAGTCACTCGAGAAATACATATTCTCTCATGTTTCCGATACTTCCCGGCAACTCCTAGCACCAAACAAAATGCTAGATATTGCTTTAGGTATTGCACGAGGAATGGAATACCTACATCAAGGGTGCAACCAGCGAATTCTCCACTTTGACATCAAGCCTCACAACATCTTGCTGGACTACAACTTCAATCCGAAGATTTCAGACTTTGGCCTTGCAAAGCTGTGTGCAAGGGACCAAACCATTGTTACCTTGACATCAGCCAGAGGCACAATGGGCTACATTGCACCAGAGCTATACTCTCGGAACTTTGGGGGGGTATCCTACAAGTCGGATGTGTACAGTTTTGGCATGCTGGTGCTGGAAATGGTGAGCGGAAGAAGGAACTCGGACCCAGGTGTTGAGAGCCAGAATGAGGTCTACCTCCCAGAGTGGATCTACGAGAGAGTAATAACTGGCCAGTACTTGGCACCTCAAAGGGAAATGGCGCAAGGTGAGGACGAAACAGTGAGAAAGCTGGCAATTGTGGCACTTTGGTGCATCCAGTGGAGCCCAAGAAACAGGCCCTCGATGACGAAGGTGGTGAACATGTTGACAGGGAACTTGCAGAACCTACAGATGCCCCCCAAGCCGTTTGTTTCATCTGCAAGCAGTCTGATGCAGTAG
- the LOC127340817 gene encoding germin-like protein 8-14, with protein MANAMLIPVILSFLILPFSAMALTQDFCVADLPRGDTPAGYSCKAHVSADDFYYHGLAVAGNTNNLFKATFTPASVNQFPGVNGLGISAARVDIDVGGVMPPHTHPAATELIFVTEGTIVAAFISSDSNTVYTKTLNKGDIMVFPQGLLHYKYNIGTSPAVLLVAFSGPNPGLQFIAFAVFGNNLPSDVVQKLTFLDNAQIKKFKVLLGGTA; from the coding sequence ATGGCCAACGCAATGTTGATCCCTGTGATCCTTTCCTTCCTCATCTTGCCCTTCTCCGCCATGGCCCTAACCCAGGACTTCTGCGTTGCTGACCTGCCCCGCGGCGACACGCCGGCGGGATACTCATGCAAGGCCCACGTCAGTGCCGATGACTTCTACTACCACGGTCTTGCCGTCGCCGGCAACACCAACAACCTCTTCAAGGCCACTTTCACGCCGGCCTCCGTCAATCAGTTCCCCGGGGTCAACGGCCTAGGCATCTCAGCCGCCAGGGTCGATATAGACGTGGGAGGTGTCATGCCGCCGCACACCCACCCGGCCGCCACCGAGCTCATCTTCGTCACGGAGGGCACCATCGTCGCCGCATTCATCAGCTCCGACTCCAACACCGTCTACACCAAGACGCTCAACAAGGGCGACATCATGGTCTTCCCCCAGGGCCTGCTCCACTACAAGTACAACATCGGCACCTCGCCCGCCGTCTTGCTCGTCGCCTTCAGCGGACCCAACCCCGGTCTGCAGTTCATCGCCTTCGCGGTCTTTGGCAACAACCTGCCCTCCGACGTCGTCCAGAAGCTGACCTTCTTGGACAATGCGCAGATCAAGAAGTTCAAGGTCTTGCTCGGCGGCACCGCCTAA